A region of Sulfurimonas sp. DNA encodes the following proteins:
- a CDS encoding CcoQ/FixQ family Cbb3-type cytochrome c oxidase assembly chaperone — translation MDIAQLQAYGYFGLVVFLVLALYGYIYHLYSAKKDVNGIDYEEYSNIALHDDVDDTPVLSSSKTEEK, via the coding sequence ATGGATATTGCTCAGCTACAAGCTTATGGTTACTTTGGTTTAGTTGTTTTTTTAGTTCTTGCTCTTTATGGTTATATATATCATTTGTATAGTGCAAAAAAAGATGTTAACGGGATTGACTATGAAGAGTATAGTAATATTGCATTACACGATGATGTAGATGATACACCAGTATTGTCTTCGTCAAAGACAGAAGAGAAATAG
- a CDS encoding cbb3-type cytochrome c oxidase N-terminal domain-containing protein, protein MNKIYLWGIIITVSMIGFTYMSVGMSEGGLNGDIVNILTVAAAVALVVITVFVVIKYVRQMQTDTAEGQLLDEQWDGIGEYLNEVPKGWAVMFLLTMVWGMWYFIIGYPVNAYSQIGEYNEDVAVHNAKFEVQYKDITGDRLVEMGESVFLAECKVCHGLTADGIDGKAANLNVRIEAKTVKFAIENGSNNQLLGMEMPMPDRNGLFNANTGALITDADIDAVSAFVANGMTGAGADTFAGTCAACHGEDGKGMEYVAPSVVSFTPALVTNILSHGKKGAIGKMPAFNRLNAKQKEAVGAYITSLSK, encoded by the coding sequence ATGAATAAGATTTATCTTTGGGGAATTATCATTACAGTATCAATGATTGGATTTACTTACATGTCTGTAGGTATGTCTGAGGGTGGTCTTAATGGTGATATAGTAAACATACTAACAGTTGCGGCTGCAGTTGCTCTTGTAGTAATTACAGTTTTTGTTGTAATTAAGTATGTCCGCCAAATGCAAACAGATACTGCTGAAGGTCAATTGCTTGATGAGCAGTGGGATGGAATAGGCGAGTATTTAAATGAAGTACCAAAAGGCTGGGCTGTTATGTTCTTGCTTACTATGGTTTGGGGAATGTGGTATTTTATAATAGGTTATCCTGTAAATGCATATTCACAAATTGGTGAGTATAATGAAGATGTTGCAGTTCACAATGCTAAATTTGAAGTACAGTATAAAGATATTACTGGTGACAGATTAGTAGAAATGGGAGAGTCAGTATTTTTAGCTGAATGTAAAGTATGCCATGGTTTAACGGCTGATGGTATAGATGGTAAGGCTGCAAATCTTAATGTAAGAATTGAAGCTAAAACTGTTAAATTTGCAATAGAAAATGGTTCAAACAATCAACTACTTGGTATGGAAATGCCAATGCCTGATCGTAATGGACTTTTCAATGCTAATACAGGCGCTCTTATTACAGATGCTGACATAGATGCAGTTTCTGCGTTTGTTGCAAATGGTATGACTGGTGCAGGTGCTGATACATTTGCTGGAACTTGTGCAGCTTGTCATGGTGAAGATGGGAAAGGTATGGAATATGTTGCTCCTAGTGTAGTTTCATTTACTCCAGCCCTTGTTACCAATATTCTTAGTCATGGTAAAAAAGGTGCTATTGGTAAAATGCCAGCATTTAATAGACTTAATGCTAAGCAAAAAGAAGCAGTTGGTGCATACATCACTAGCTTAAGTAAATAA
- a CDS encoding DUF4006 family protein: protein MNENRSVFALDGITGMLIATVLLLSILVVLTVLGIGVQNANATNYYEIKNETKIGSGIGFGEGHTTSKVSDHIVDVK from the coding sequence ATGAATGAAAATAGAAGCGTATTTGCTCTTGATGGAATTACAGGAATGTTGATTGCAACTGTGTTATTACTAAGTATTTTGGTTGTTCTAACAGTTTTAGGTATTGGTGTACAGAATGCAAATGCAACTAATTATTATGAAATAAAAAATGAAACAAAAATAGGTTCAGGTATAGGTTTTGGTGAAGGTCATACGACATCAAAAGTATCTGATCATATTGTTGATGTGAAGTAA